In Nymphaea colorata isolate Beijing-Zhang1983 chromosome 13, ASM883128v2, whole genome shotgun sequence, one DNA window encodes the following:
- the LOC116266621 gene encoding uncharacterized protein LOC116266621 isoform X1: protein MGSARSREGLVDLCPWLLLWASVIGIFWFISKQQPFDMADLFSSFQELSTNSTDRQQTIVPPISGTAIRGNSVVSFHNHLRCMSESGRWVYNATPRHIPWDYVAENYTDRCDQEHVGLKGRDAEQPFLTPQNWTVREELKWVWRTNETCRIEPVDRDEFCKLIGSARGNVMVVGDSINHGFQWSITNNLIKDPNAQKLIKEGYPVCKVCPGFRICDDVLGRGGGFNVSFIRNDRISMTGKARYEHGGRFIERPWTDYIKKWKVKILILNRGAHYEADEVVLKALNSTFSYLRKRHPQLLVFVRNTPPGHLNCMRYKRPLEKRQNFSNNEGPHNWGKFHSQNRLVKELVEEFGFIHVDADSLLSLRAEGHVQRRDCLHYCIPGPLDAVVELLYNIMKAIPRFSQP from the exons ATGGGCAGTGCCAGGAGCAGAGAAGGGTTGGTGGATCTCTGTCCATGGCTGCTCTTATGGGCCTCTGTGATCGGCATATTCTGGTTCATCTCCAAGCAGCAGCCCTTTGACATGGCCGATTTGTTCTCTTCCTTTCAGGAACTGAGCACCAACTCCACGGATCGGCAGCAAACCATTGTGCCTCCGATCTCCGGCACCGCCATTAGAGGAAACTCTGTCGTCTCCTTCCACAACCATCTCCGTTGCATGAG TGAATCAGGAAGGTGGGTGTACAATGCAACTCCAAGACATATTCCTTGGGATTATGTGGCAGAGAATTATACAGATCGTTGTGATCAGGAGCACGTTGGCTTGAAAGGAAGAGATGCTGAACAACCCTTCCTCACTCCTCAAAATTGGACG GTGAGAGAAGAACTGAAGTGGGTTTGGAGAACGAACGAGACTTGCCGGATCGAACCAGTGGACCGGGACGAGTTCTGCAAGCTCATTGGGTCGGCAAGGGGCAATGTGATGGTGGTTGGGGACTCCATCAACCATGGATTCCAATGGTCCATCACCAACAACCTCATCAAGGACCCAAACGCCCAAAAGCTCATCAAAGAAGGATATCCGGTGTGTAAGGTCTGTCCCGGATTCAGGATCTGTGACGACGTGCTTGGAAGGGGAGGGGGATTCAACGTATCGTTCATCAGAAACGACCGGATTTCGATGACCGGAAAAGCTAGATATGAGCATGGAGGAAGATTTATCGAACGGCCGTGGACGGATTATATAAAGAAATGGAAGGTTAAGATCTTGATCCTCAACAGGGGAGCTCACTATGAAGCAGATGAGGTCGTCCTGAAAGCATTGAACTCTACCTTTTCTTATTTACGAAAGCGCCATCCCCAGCTTCTGGTGTTCGTCCGGAACACCCCGCCTG GTCACCTGAACTGCATGAGATATAAAAGGCCACTGGAGAAGAGGCAAAACTTCAGCAACAACGAGGGACCACACAATTGGGGGAAATTCCATAGCCAGAACCGTCTTGTGAAGGAACTAGTGGAGGAGTTTGGCTTCATACATGTCGATGCAGACTCTCTCCTGAGCTTGAGAGCCGAAGGACATGTGCAGAGGCGCGATTGCTTGCACTACTGCATTCCCGGACCTCTCGACGCCGTCGTTGAGCTGCTCTACAACATAATGAAAGCCATTCCTCGGTTCAGTCAACCATAA
- the LOC116266621 gene encoding uncharacterized protein LOC116266621 isoform X2, which yields MGSARSREGLVDLCPWLLLWASVIGIFWFISKQQPFDMADLFSSFQELSTNSTDRQQTIVPPISGTAIRGNSVVSFHNHLRCMSESGRWVYNATPRHIPWDYVAENYTDRCDQEHVGLKGRDAEQPFLTPQNWTVREELKWVWRTNETCRIEPVDRDEFCKLIGSARGNVMVVGDSINHGFQWSITNNLIKDPNAQKLIKEGYPVCKVCPGFRICDDVLGRGGGFNVSFIRNDRISMTGKARYEHGGRFIERPWTDYIKKWKVKILILNRGAHYEADEVVLKALNSTFSYLRKRHPQLLVFVRNTPPAVFCDALLLIRITLEF from the exons ATGGGCAGTGCCAGGAGCAGAGAAGGGTTGGTGGATCTCTGTCCATGGCTGCTCTTATGGGCCTCTGTGATCGGCATATTCTGGTTCATCTCCAAGCAGCAGCCCTTTGACATGGCCGATTTGTTCTCTTCCTTTCAGGAACTGAGCACCAACTCCACGGATCGGCAGCAAACCATTGTGCCTCCGATCTCCGGCACCGCCATTAGAGGAAACTCTGTCGTCTCCTTCCACAACCATCTCCGTTGCATGAG TGAATCAGGAAGGTGGGTGTACAATGCAACTCCAAGACATATTCCTTGGGATTATGTGGCAGAGAATTATACAGATCGTTGTGATCAGGAGCACGTTGGCTTGAAAGGAAGAGATGCTGAACAACCCTTCCTCACTCCTCAAAATTGGACG GTGAGAGAAGAACTGAAGTGGGTTTGGAGAACGAACGAGACTTGCCGGATCGAACCAGTGGACCGGGACGAGTTCTGCAAGCTCATTGGGTCGGCAAGGGGCAATGTGATGGTGGTTGGGGACTCCATCAACCATGGATTCCAATGGTCCATCACCAACAACCTCATCAAGGACCCAAACGCCCAAAAGCTCATCAAAGAAGGATATCCGGTGTGTAAGGTCTGTCCCGGATTCAGGATCTGTGACGACGTGCTTGGAAGGGGAGGGGGATTCAACGTATCGTTCATCAGAAACGACCGGATTTCGATGACCGGAAAAGCTAGATATGAGCATGGAGGAAGATTTATCGAACGGCCGTGGACGGATTATATAAAGAAATGGAAGGTTAAGATCTTGATCCTCAACAGGGGAGCTCACTATGAAGCAGATGAGGTCGTCCTGAAAGCATTGAACTCTACCTTTTCTTATTTACGAAAGCGCCATCCCCAGCTTCTGGTGTTCGTCCGGAACACCCCGCCTG CTGTTTTTTGTGATGCCCTTTTGTTGATAAGGATAACTCTGGAATTCTGA